In a genomic window of Glaciimonas sp. PCH181:
- a CDS encoding acetyl-CoA hydrolase/transferase family protein translates to MFDDNRNRIQERIRLPYLRERITSADAAAEWIRDGMIVGMSGFTRAGDAKVVPLALAERARHQNLKITLMTGASLGSDVDKTLTEAGVLSRRMPFQADPVLRAAINRGEVMYVDQHLSETVEMLRTGQIGPIDIAIIEAIAITETGAIIPTTSVGNSASFAILADKVIVEINLTQSLELEGLHDIFIPKGRPQREPILIMTPSDRVGTTAIHIPPEKIVAIVITEKRDSSSTILPPDTETAAIAAHLVDFFKEEVRLGRLTESLLPIQAGIGSIANAVMMGFLESPFKHMTMYSEVLQDSTFDLFDAGKLDFASGSSITLSAQKSKEVFGNIARYKDRLVLRPQEVSNHPEVIRRLGIIAINTALEADIYGNVNSTHVLGTHMMNGIGGSGDFARNAYLAVFATKSVAKGGKISSLVPMVSHVDHNEHDVDIIVTEVGLADLRGLAPRERAQVIINHCVAEPYRKMLQDYVAEANQRGGHTPHILEKALTWHTRYRETGSMLPAEEIPAIFHTLIN, encoded by the coding sequence ATGTTTGACGATAATCGAAATCGTATCCAGGAGCGTATTCGCTTGCCGTACTTGAGAGAGCGCATCACTAGCGCTGATGCCGCTGCAGAATGGATACGCGACGGCATGATCGTGGGGATGAGTGGATTTACCCGAGCCGGCGATGCAAAGGTAGTTCCGCTGGCGCTGGCCGAACGCGCTCGTCATCAAAATTTGAAGATTACGCTAATGACAGGCGCTTCACTTGGCAGCGACGTCGACAAGACATTGACTGAAGCTGGCGTACTGTCGCGCCGTATGCCATTTCAGGCAGATCCGGTTTTGCGTGCAGCAATTAATCGCGGCGAGGTGATGTATGTCGATCAACATCTGTCCGAAACTGTTGAAATGTTGCGTACCGGGCAGATCGGGCCGATCGACATCGCAATTATTGAGGCCATTGCTATCACTGAGACCGGTGCCATCATTCCTACCACTTCGGTCGGTAACAGTGCCAGCTTCGCGATTCTGGCTGACAAGGTGATCGTCGAAATCAATCTGACTCAGTCGCTGGAGCTGGAAGGGCTGCACGACATATTTATTCCAAAGGGTCGCCCGCAACGCGAACCGATTCTAATTATGACGCCGAGCGACCGGGTAGGGACTACGGCAATTCACATTCCACCGGAAAAAATTGTCGCAATTGTTATTACCGAAAAACGCGATAGTTCCTCAACCATTTTGCCGCCCGATACGGAAACCGCCGCCATCGCTGCGCATTTGGTGGATTTCTTTAAGGAGGAAGTCAGGCTGGGACGTTTAACCGAGAGCCTTTTGCCGATTCAGGCAGGCATCGGCAGCATCGCTAATGCAGTGATGATGGGTTTTCTCGAAAGTCCGTTTAAGCACATGACAATGTATTCGGAGGTGCTGCAAGACTCAACTTTCGATCTGTTCGACGCGGGTAAGCTTGATTTTGCGTCCGGGTCTTCGATCACACTGTCGGCGCAAAAAAGCAAGGAAGTATTTGGCAATATAGCCCGTTACAAAGATCGTCTGGTGCTGCGCCCGCAAGAAGTCAGTAATCATCCGGAAGTTATCCGTCGTTTGGGCATTATCGCGATTAACACTGCGCTGGAAGCCGACATTTATGGCAATGTCAATTCAACCCATGTTTTGGGTACGCACATGATGAATGGCATCGGCGGTTCGGGTGATTTTGCGCGGAATGCTTATCTTGCAGTTTTTGCTACCAAATCCGTTGCCAAAGGTGGAAAAATCTCCAGCCTTGTGCCGATGGTGTCGCACGTGGACCATAACGAACACGACGTCGATATTATTGTCACTGAAGTCGGTCTGGCCGATCTGCGAGGCCTGGCGCCACGAGAACGCGCGCAAGTCATCATTAATCACTGTGTCGCGGAGCCGTATCGAAAAATGCTGCAAGACTATGTCGCCGAAGCCAATCAGCGAGGCGGACATACGCCCCACATATTGGAAAAAGCGTTGACGTGGCACACACGCTATCGTGAAACCGGCTCCATGTTGCCAGCGGAAGAGATCCCGGCTATCTTCCATACGCTGATCAATTGA
- a CDS encoding TonB-dependent receptor plug domain-containing protein, whose protein sequence is MTNIKTLKFVGIPSALLLVSNAFSSDLQSASQLLAPIVVEGHYDNAVGTSDASSLGVIRGDLLQDLPLLRPGEVLETVPGLVVTQHSGDGKANQYFLRGYNLDHGTDFATNVDGVPLNMIPNAASKVALFRATVHNFGPWSVGLETRYIGPYPLA, encoded by the coding sequence ATGACCAACATCAAAACGCTTAAATTTGTAGGTATACCGTCAGCGCTTTTATTGGTTTCAAATGCGTTTTCCAGCGACCTTCAGAGTGCCAGTCAATTATTGGCTCCCATCGTAGTAGAGGGGCATTACGATAATGCCGTCGGAACTTCGGATGCATCGTCGCTGGGCGTTATTCGCGGCGATTTATTGCAAGACCTGCCGCTATTAAGGCCCGGTGAGGTACTGGAGACCGTACCTGGCCTAGTCGTTACCCAGCATTCCGGCGATGGGAAGGCCAACCAATATTTTTTGCGCGGCTACAACCTTGATCATGGCACTGATTTCGCCACTAACGTCGATGGCGTTCCTCTGAATATGATTCCCAATGCGGCAAGCAAGGTCGCGCTGTTCCGGGCCACGGTACACAACTTCGGGCCTTGGTCCGTCGGCCTGGAAACGCGCTATATCGGACCTTATCCGCTTGCGTAA
- a CDS encoding TonB-dependent receptor produces MTAPSAIVTNLRMQRELSRNVAVSLDMLNLFNRQYYDIAYQQDYQVSPTSPAVPGGITVHPGEPRQLRLTLRFTY; encoded by the coding sequence TTGACGGCGCCGTCAGCGATTGTGACCAATCTGCGCATGCAGCGCGAACTGTCTCGGAACGTGGCGGTATCGCTGGATATGCTCAATCTATTTAATCGACAATATTACGATATCGCTTATCAACAGGATTATCAGGTATCGCCTACCAGCCCTGCGGTGCCGGGTGGAATCACGGTGCATCCAGGAGAACCGCGCCAGTTGCGCCTGACTTTGCGATTCACTTATTAA
- a CDS encoding nickel transporter — translation MPASSLTLTSLMAFAILFGIKHGFDADHLASIDGLARLQLRHGRTGLARLSGTLFSSGHGLMLLAAAWLLESYGIGKLPVWLDPIGTWISIIFLLTIGIVNLRNVWRPRPDLSARPMSPMAAWIMRLPLPHGFIGSLIVGALFALSLDAMTMAAWFGLAGNWHGGMSATLVLALCFVLGMVITDTINGLLVANLIRRSERFVQRAGRLFSLLVACSALLVAGFGAAKFSSEVVDAWADGKELAAGLFVLTTVLIGYVAARSMHRANVETPIQLDTMITDPCASLNTSCPDSYS, via the coding sequence ATGCCTGCATCTTCCCTAACGTTGACCAGCTTGATGGCATTTGCCATTTTGTTCGGTATTAAGCACGGCTTCGATGCCGATCATCTGGCCAGTATCGATGGCTTAGCACGGCTTCAGCTGCGGCATGGACGCACCGGTTTGGCACGGTTGAGCGGTACGCTGTTTTCTAGCGGACATGGACTGATGCTGCTGGCAGCGGCGTGGCTATTGGAATCCTACGGAATCGGCAAGCTACCTGTCTGGCTGGACCCGATAGGCACTTGGATTTCGATCATTTTTCTGCTAACGATTGGGATTGTTAATCTGCGCAATGTCTGGCGTCCAAGACCGGATCTATCTGCGCGGCCCATGTCGCCAATGGCGGCCTGGATTATGCGTCTGCCCCTTCCGCACGGTTTTATTGGCAGTCTTATTGTGGGAGCTTTGTTCGCGCTTTCACTTGATGCAATGACGATGGCGGCTTGGTTTGGGTTGGCTGGCAATTGGCATGGCGGCATGTCGGCCACACTTGTATTGGCGCTTTGTTTTGTGTTGGGAATGGTGATCACCGATACGATCAATGGACTGCTGGTTGCAAACTTAATCAGGCGCAGCGAACGCTTCGTTCAGCGTGCAGGGCGTCTGTTTTCTTTGCTGGTCGCTTGTAGCGCACTTTTGGTGGCCGGATTTGGGGCCGCAAAATTTTCTTCCGAGGTGGTGGATGCCTGGGCCGACGGTAAAGAGCTGGCTGCGGGCTTGTTTGTCCTGACCACCGTCCTGATTGGCTATGTCGCGGCACGGAGTATGCATCGTGCCAACGTTGAGACCCCGATTCAACTTGACACGATGATTACCGATCCTTGCGCGTCGCTTAACACTAGTTGCCCTGATAGTTACAGTTAA
- a CDS encoding bestrophin family protein, with translation MIIRDRPSGFRLFLLLRGSVMPRILPSLIVNTLVATLVTLTHGDLFDLKITLTTIPFSLIGLPIAIFLGFRNNAAYDRFWEGRKLWGELVHKSRSLSRQCQSLISYPEPAAASRGLADVRVRMIYRAIAFAHALRHHLRDCRSDAELKGLLLASEWQQISKSSNKPDFLMLKMGLDLQQCLKERRIDACLASGIDATLSSMTAAAAACERIKSTPIPFSYTLLLHRTAYIYCFLLPFGLVDSIGFMTPFVVAIVAYTFFGLDALGDEIEEPFGLESNDLPLDAICRTIEINLRESLDDECVPPQLEVVDFCLT, from the coding sequence TCGTTGATCGTCAACACATTGGTGGCGACTTTGGTGACTCTTACGCATGGTGATCTGTTTGACCTCAAGATCACACTGACGACGATTCCTTTTAGTTTAATCGGCTTGCCCATAGCGATTTTTCTGGGATTTCGCAACAATGCTGCCTATGATCGTTTTTGGGAGGGGCGCAAATTATGGGGGGAATTAGTCCACAAAAGCCGGAGTTTGTCGCGCCAGTGTCAAAGCTTAATTTCCTATCCAGAGCCTGCCGCAGCAAGTCGCGGCTTAGCGGACGTGCGGGTACGCATGATCTACCGCGCGATCGCTTTTGCGCATGCTTTGCGACACCATCTGCGTGATTGCCGTTCAGATGCTGAACTGAAAGGCTTGCTTCTTGCATCTGAATGGCAGCAGATCAGCAAGTCATCAAACAAGCCGGATTTCCTCATGCTGAAAATGGGTTTGGATTTACAGCAGTGCTTAAAAGAGAGGCGCATTGACGCATGCCTGGCCTCCGGAATTGACGCCACCTTATCTTCGATGACCGCTGCGGCAGCTGCCTGCGAGCGCATAAAAAGTACGCCCATCCCTTTTTCCTACACCTTGTTGTTACATCGCACGGCGTATATCTACTGCTTTCTTCTACCGTTCGGACTAGTCGATTCAATTGGCTTTATGACGCCGTTTGTGGTTGCCATCGTTGCTTATACTTTTTTTGGTTTGGACGCATTGGGCGATGAGATCGAAGAGCCATTTGGACTGGAGTCCAATGACCTGCCGTTAGATGCCATTTGCCGAACAATTGAAATTAATTTACGTGAATCGCTGGATGACGAATGTGTTCCGCCTCAGCTAGAGGTCGTCGATTTTTGCCTGACCTGA
- a CDS encoding NAD(P)H-dependent oxidoreductase subunit E, whose translation MRNIHEILDHYRSDRTRLMDILWDVQHQWGYIPNTVLPEMAEKLGLTELDIKETYSFYHFFIDKPPAKFQIYLSDTVIAKMQGYQAVYDALEEETGCVFGKKDATNIFGLDTTSCIGLSDQEPAMLIGKEVFTRLTPEKIVQIIRRLKNGESPADILNPENLASDSLAYIHAMVDSGIRSKGPLFFQNKTDFKALLHKVINNHPEVIIKNVSESGLRGRGGAGFSTGLKWRLCSDNDQKTRFIICNADEGEPGTFKDRVLLMESPKEVIFGMITAGYAIGAQEGIIYLRSEYYYLKDYLEKQLAEFRTEGLLGKSIGGKTEFNFDIRIQMGAGAYICGDETALIESMEGKRGTPRVKPPYPVNAGYLGKPTSANNVETFVAVTSIMEEGALWFKNMGTTESAGTRLLSISGDCDRPGIYEIEWGITLNAMLEKAGARMPWAVQVSGPSGDCISVEKDGHRKIALEDLSCNGSFMIFNRSRDLLDIVKHFTQFFVNESCGICVPCRSGNVDLFKKINRVIDGKACQRDLDEVVVWGKMVRKTSRCGLGGTSPKPILTSLENFPEIYQEKLVRQDGPLLPSFDLKESRRGYLEAISTLNDRSSQS comes from the coding sequence ATGAGAAATATTCACGAAATACTTGATCATTACCGCTCAGATAGAACCCGCTTAATGGACATTCTGTGGGATGTCCAGCATCAATGGGGTTACATCCCTAATACAGTTCTTCCAGAAATGGCGGAAAAATTAGGTTTGACTGAGTTGGATATAAAAGAGACCTATTCTTTTTATCATTTTTTTATTGATAAGCCGCCAGCAAAATTTCAGATTTATTTAAGCGATACCGTCATCGCCAAAATGCAGGGTTATCAGGCTGTCTATGATGCGCTTGAAGAAGAAACGGGATGCGTGTTCGGTAAAAAAGACGCTACGAATATTTTTGGGCTGGACACAACGTCTTGTATCGGACTAAGCGATCAAGAACCAGCAATGCTGATCGGTAAAGAGGTTTTTACACGATTAACGCCTGAAAAAATTGTGCAGATTATTCGGCGTTTAAAAAATGGGGAATCTCCTGCCGATATTCTTAATCCCGAAAATCTCGCCAGCGATAGTCTTGCTTACATTCATGCCATGGTGGATTCCGGTATTCGTAGCAAAGGTCCCCTATTTTTTCAGAATAAAACCGACTTCAAAGCGCTGTTACATAAAGTCATTAACAATCATCCAGAAGTTATTATAAAAAATGTTTCCGAATCAGGACTACGCGGGCGCGGTGGTGCTGGCTTTTCAACCGGATTGAAATGGCGTCTTTGTTCTGATAACGATCAGAAAACGCGATTTATTATTTGCAATGCTGACGAGGGGGAACCGGGCACTTTCAAAGACAGAGTGTTGTTAATGGAGTCGCCGAAAGAAGTTATTTTCGGGATGATCACAGCCGGTTATGCAATAGGCGCGCAGGAGGGAATTATTTATCTGCGTTCTGAGTATTACTACCTCAAAGATTATCTTGAGAAGCAGTTGGCCGAGTTCCGCACCGAGGGGTTGTTAGGTAAAAGCATTGGCGGAAAAACGGAATTTAATTTCGACATTCGCATACAAATGGGTGCCGGTGCTTATATTTGCGGTGATGAGACTGCTTTAATTGAATCCATGGAAGGTAAACGTGGAACACCGCGTGTAAAGCCGCCTTATCCCGTTAATGCAGGTTATCTGGGAAAGCCTACCAGCGCCAATAACGTAGAAACTTTTGTTGCTGTCACAAGCATTATGGAAGAGGGTGCGCTATGGTTTAAAAATATGGGCACAACGGAATCGGCAGGTACAAGATTGCTGAGTATTTCCGGTGATTGTGACAGACCAGGGATTTATGAAATTGAGTGGGGTATTACATTAAATGCCATGTTGGAAAAAGCCGGTGCCAGGATGCCATGGGCGGTGCAAGTCAGTGGACCGTCGGGAGACTGCATCTCGGTAGAGAAAGACGGGCACCGCAAGATTGCGCTGGAAGACCTGTCGTGCAACGGTTCATTCATGATATTCAATCGCTCGCGGGACCTCCTGGATATCGTTAAACACTTTACGCAGTTCTTTGTAAACGAATCTTGCGGAATTTGTGTTCCATGTCGCTCGGGTAATGTCGATTTATTTAAAAAAATAAACCGCGTCATCGACGGTAAAGCATGTCAACGAGATCTTGATGAAGTGGTGGTGTGGGGAAAGATGGTACGTAAAACCAGTCGTTGCGGTCTGGGCGGCACCTCACCTAAGCCTATCTTGACGTCATTAGAAAATTTCCCGGAAATATATCAAGAAAAATTGGTGAGGCAGGATGGTCCGTTATTGCCTTCATTTGATTTGAAAGAAAGTCGCAGAGGTTATCTGGAAGCGATCTCGACACTGAATGACAGGAGCTCACAATCATGA
- the hpaR gene encoding homoprotocatechuate degradation operon regulator HpaR produces MKHRIAYRNLPQLFLKARERLMSHFRPILNHFGVTEQQWRILRLLDEYGQLEPRELCDMCQILSSSMAGVLARMEEVGLICRNRVADDRRRILVQLAPSGDQLIREIAPLIDLQYLHIEQAFGKPVIDDLLNAFEGFIAAEPDVVLHVALSTRPAAFSASKGDQNKQEAGNQAQSASGRKASRK; encoded by the coding sequence TTGAAACATCGCATAGCCTATCGCAATCTGCCACAACTTTTTTTGAAAGCGCGAGAGCGCCTGATGTCTCATTTTCGGCCGATTCTCAATCACTTCGGCGTGACCGAACAGCAGTGGAGAATCTTGCGTTTGCTGGATGAGTATGGGCAGCTTGAGCCGCGAGAACTATGCGATATGTGCCAAATTCTTAGTTCCAGCATGGCGGGCGTGCTGGCCCGTATGGAAGAGGTGGGCTTGATCTGCCGCAACCGGGTGGCCGATGATCGGCGCCGCATACTGGTGCAGCTAGCCCCGAGTGGCGACCAGCTTATCAGAGAGATCGCGCCGTTAATCGACTTGCAGTACCTGCATATCGAGCAGGCTTTCGGCAAGCCAGTCATTGATGATCTGTTAAATGCATTTGAAGGATTCATCGCGGCGGAACCGGATGTCGTTTTGCATGTCGCGTTATCGACAAGGCCCGCTGCTTTCAGCGCCAGCAAGGGTGATCAGAACAAACAAGAAGCGGGAAACCAGGCGCAGTCTGCGAGTGGTCGTAAGGCGAGCAGAAAATAG